The following coding sequences are from one Streptococcus mitis window:
- a CDS encoding ATP-dependent RecD-like DNA helicase has protein sequence MEVYFSGTIERIIFENPSNFYRILLLEIEDTDAEDFDDFEIIVTGTMSDVIEGEDYTFWGQIVQHSKYGEQLQISRYERAKPTSKGLVKYFSSSHFKGIGLKTAQKIVDTYGENTIDEILQHPEKLEGIAGLSAKNREAFVSTLRLNYGTEMVLAKLANYGIPNKLAFQIQDFYKEETLDVVENYPYQLVEDIKGLGFTIADQLAEELGIESQAPERFRAGLVHSLFQACMETGDTYVEARDLLEQTLTLLESSRPVELDPSQVAQELSYLIEEDKVQQIDTKIFDNSLFFAEEGIRSHLVRILEKGKQKSQDLETIQKHIATVEEELGIHYDSIQKQAICDAIQNKIFILTGGPGTGKTTVINGIIAVYALLEGLDLRKKSNLPILLAAPTGRAARRMNELTGLPSATIHRHLGMTGDDDTSHLEDYLDADFIIVDEFSMVDTWLANQLFSNISSNSKILIVGDSDQLPSVSPGQVLADLLHIPLIPQTRLEKIYRQSEESTIVTLASQIRQGILPADFTQKKADRSYFEIASGHIPATIEKILGAALRSGIPARDIQVLAPMYRGTAGIDAINQLMQDLLNPPQKDQLSFEAPQCHYRKGDKVIHLVNDAEINVFNGDLGAITDLIPGKYTESKQDEIVIDFDGNEVSYPRNEWYKIRLAYAMSIHKSQGSEFPVVILPITSASRRMLERNLIYTAITRAKSKLILLGELQAFDYATQHIGTARKTYLIERFSDLLENVEEKQQTVSETATSSDSEQSYILTEENWDSIPAMIGITDADLKEIFGK, from the coding sequence ATGGAAGTTTATTTTTCAGGAACCATTGAACGGATTATTTTTGAAAATCCCAGCAATTTTTATCGCATCCTCCTCCTAGAAATCGAAGATACAGACGCAGAGGATTTTGACGATTTTGAAATCATTGTCACCGGTACCATGTCTGACGTGATTGAGGGCGAAGACTATACTTTTTGGGGGCAAATTGTCCAGCACTCCAAGTATGGAGAACAACTGCAAATCAGTCGTTATGAACGTGCAAAACCAACTAGCAAGGGATTGGTTAAGTACTTTTCCAGTAGCCATTTCAAGGGAATTGGTCTCAAGACAGCTCAGAAAATTGTGGATACCTATGGCGAAAATACTATTGACGAAATTTTGCAACACCCAGAAAAGCTAGAAGGTATCGCAGGACTATCTGCCAAAAATCGTGAGGCTTTCGTCTCCACTCTCCGTCTCAACTACGGAACGGAGATGGTTTTAGCCAAACTGGCCAACTACGGCATTCCCAATAAATTAGCCTTTCAGATTCAAGATTTTTACAAGGAAGAAACCCTTGATGTGGTTGAAAATTATCCTTACCAGCTGGTCGAGGATATCAAGGGTTTGGGCTTTACTATTGCTGACCAATTAGCGGAAGAACTAGGTATCGAAAGTCAGGCTCCTGAACGCTTCCGCGCCGGTCTAGTACATAGTCTTTTTCAGGCCTGTATGGAAACAGGGGACACCTATGTTGAAGCACGGGATTTGCTAGAACAAACCCTTACTCTCCTTGAGTCTTCCCGTCCCGTAGAACTAGATCCCAGCCAAGTTGCCCAAGAACTCTCCTACCTGATTGAAGAAGACAAGGTTCAGCAGATTGATACCAAGATTTTTGACAACAGCCTCTTTTTCGCCGAGGAAGGCATCCGCAGTCACTTGGTTCGTATACTTGAAAAAGGAAAACAGAAGAGCCAGGATTTGGAAACCATTCAAAAACATATCGCTACTGTTGAGGAAGAACTGGGAATCCACTATGATAGCATTCAAAAACAAGCTATCTGTGACGCTATCCAGAACAAGATCTTTATCCTAACAGGTGGACCTGGTACTGGTAAGACAACTGTTATCAATGGGATCATCGCTGTTTATGCTCTTTTAGAAGGACTTGACCTCAGGAAAAAAAGCAACTTGCCGATTCTTCTTGCCGCTCCAACCGGTCGAGCTGCTCGTCGCATGAATGAATTGACAGGCTTGCCTAGCGCGACCATACACCGACATTTAGGAATGACAGGTGACGATGATACCAGTCATCTGGAAGATTATCTGGATGCCGACTTTATCATTGTGGATGAATTTTCTATGGTGGATACTTGGCTGGCCAATCAACTCTTCTCCAATATCTCTTCTAACAGTAAAATACTTATCGTGGGAGACAGTGACCAGCTACCGTCTGTCAGCCCTGGACAGGTTCTAGCGGATCTGCTTCATATTCCCTTGATTCCTCAGACTCGCTTGGAAAAAATTTACCGACAAAGCGAAGAATCAACCATCGTCACCCTAGCTAGTCAGATTCGACAGGGCATCTTGCCAGCTGATTTCACCCAGAAAAAAGCTGACCGTTCCTACTTTGAAATTGCTAGTGGCCATATTCCTGCTACCATTGAAAAGATTTTAGGCGCAGCCCTCAGAAGTGGTATCCCTGCTCGTGATATTCAGGTTCTAGCTCCCATGTACCGAGGGACTGCAGGGATTGATGCTATCAATCAGCTCATGCAAGACCTGCTCAATCCACCACAAAAAGACCAACTCAGTTTTGAAGCTCCCCAGTGTCACTATCGTAAGGGAGACAAGGTCATTCACCTGGTCAACGATGCTGAAATCAATGTCTTTAATGGGGATTTAGGAGCTATCACAGACCTGATTCCTGGTAAATACACCGAGTCGAAACAAGACGAGATTGTCATTGATTTTGATGGCAACGAGGTCTCTTACCCACGTAACGAATGGTACAAGATTCGCCTGGCCTATGCCATGAGCATCCATAAATCACAGGGAAGTGAGTTCCCTGTTGTCATCCTACCTATCACTAGTGCTAGTAGACGTATGCTGGAGCGCAATCTCATCTATACGGCCATTACACGCGCCAAAAGCAAGCTTATCTTACTAGGCGAATTACAGGCCTTTGACTATGCTACCCAACACATTGGAACTGCCCGAAAAACCTATCTGATTGAACGCTTCAGTGATTTATTGGAGAATGTTGAAGAAAAGCAACAAACTGTCTCAGAAACTGCCACATCAAGTGACTCTGAACAATCCTACATCCTGACCGAAGAAAACTGGGACAGCATCCCAGCCATGATTGGGATTACAGACGCAGACCTCAAAGAGATTTTTGGAAAATAG
- the tig gene encoding trigger factor has protein sequence MSVSFENKETNRGVLTFTISQDQIKPELDRVFNSVKKSLNVPGFRKGHLPRPIFDKKFGEESLYQDVMNALLPNAYEAAVKEAGLEVVAQPKIDVTSMEKGQDWVITAEVVTKPEVKLGDYKNLEVSVDVEKEVTDADVEERIERERNNLAELVIKEAAAENGDTVVIDFVGSIDGVEFDGGKGENFSLGLGSGQFIPGFEDQLVGHSAGETVDVIVTFPEDYQAEDLAGKEAKFVTTIHEVKAKEVPALDDELAKDIDEEVETLAELKEKYRKELSEAKEEAYKDAVEGAAIDKAVENAEIVELPEEMIHEEVHRSVNEFLGNLQRQGINPDMYFQITGTTQEDLHKQYEGEAESRTKTNLVIEAVAKAEGFDASEEEIQKEIEQLAADYNMEVAQVQSLLSADMLKHDITIKKAVELITSTATVK, from the coding sequence ATGTCTGTATCATTTGAAAACAAAGAAACAAACCGTGGTGTCTTGACTTTCACTATCTCTCAAGACCAAATCAAACCAGAATTGGATCGTGTCTTCAACTCAGTGAAGAAATCTCTTAATGTTCCAGGTTTCCGTAAAGGTCACCTTCCACGTCCTATCTTCGACAAAAAATTTGGTGAAGAGTCACTTTACCAAGACGTTATGAACGCTCTTTTGCCAAATGCTTATGAAGCAGCTGTAAAAGAAGCTGGTCTTGAAGTGGTTGCTCAACCAAAAATTGACGTAACTTCAATGGAAAAAGGTCAAGACTGGGTTATCACTGCTGAAGTCGTTACAAAACCTGAAGTAAAATTGGGTGACTATAAAAACCTTGAAGTATCAGTAGATGTTGAAAAAGAAGTAACTGACGCTGACGTTGAAGAGCGTATCGAACGCGAACGCAACAACTTGGCTGAATTGGTTATAAAGGAAGCTGCTGCTGAAAACGGCGACACTGTTGTCATCGACTTTGTTGGTTCTATCGACGGTGTTGAATTTGACGGTGGAAAAGGTGAAAACTTCTCACTTGGACTTGGTTCAGGTCAATTCATCCCTGGTTTCGAAGACCAATTGGTAGGTCACTCAGCTGGTGAAACTGTTGATGTTATCGTAACATTCCCAGAAGACTACCAAGCAGAAGACCTTGCAGGTAAAGAAGCTAAATTCGTGACAACTATCCACGAAGTAAAAGCTAAAGAAGTTCCAGCTCTTGACGATGAGCTTGCAAAAGACATCGATGAAGAAGTTGAAACACTTGCTGAATTGAAAGAAAAATACCGCAAAGAATTGTCTGAAGCTAAAGAAGAAGCTTACAAAGATGCAGTTGAAGGTGCAGCAATTGATAAAGCTGTAGAGAACGCTGAAATCGTAGAACTTCCAGAAGAAATGATCCACGAAGAAGTTCACCGTTCAGTAAATGAATTCCTTGGAAACTTGCAACGTCAAGGTATCAACCCTGACATGTACTTCCAAATCACTGGAACTACTCAAGAAGACCTTCACAAACAATACGAGGGAGAAGCTGAGTCACGTACGAAGACTAACCTTGTTATCGAAGCAGTTGCGAAAGCTGAAGGATTTGACGCTTCAGAAGAAGAAATCCAAAAAGAAATCGAGCAATTGGCGGCAGACTACAACATGGAAGTGGCACAAGTACAAAGCTTGCTTTCAGCTGATATGTTGAAACACGACATCACAATCAAAAAAGCTGTTGAATTGATCACAAGCACAGCAACAGTTAAATAA